The genomic interval AAAACGCATGTAAATCAATTATCGAGGTATTTTTACTCTAGTCAGGTGATAAATGCCAAGTTAAACAAACATTAGACCTGCACATCCACCAGACTCTTACCTCAACGATTAATACATTCTGCAGGGgggagaaaaagcaaaagaagtaGTAAATATCCAGATTTACTGCAGAGAATGTATGAGCTCATGCTTTGGAGAAGACTCACCTTCCCTGCTAGGTTGGAAAGCTCGTCTCCTCCTATCACTCTAACACTGTTTGTTGACTTATCATTCTAGGTgacacatacaaaaaaacataatgactCACTTCAGCAACTCCAGATTGGGATTCAAATGTCCAAACTCACTCTGCACAGCCTACTAAATCTCCACATTATGCGCAATGCAGAAGGAGACTTATCATTTATAGATCACTCTCACTGGTATCTTGCCAATGCGGTGCACAAGTGGCTCCAGGAAATGTAATGAGTAAGGTAGCTTACGCAGTAGCTCTTCACTCTAATGAAATCCACCGTCAGTGGGACTGATTTATCGCTGTTGTGGTTGAGCACTTTAATGTAGTCCAGGAGGTCTGCAAAGAACTTGTAGCCCCCCTTCAGCACACACAGAGCCACGATGTGGTGTCCCCCCATGTCCTGGATTATGTCACGGGCCAGACGCTCCGTCCTGCAGGAAAGAGGTTGACACGCTGCAGTAGCATGGAGCATAATTTACTCAGGAAATCAAGAAAAGCTTTTTAGCAGCACCACCTTTCAATTAATGCATCATAgtgttacttttacttttttcatattAGTTTGTGACATAACTTTcataattttctgtaaataatataCAGCAGTTCGAATAcgaaatggtttttttttcagtctgggGTTTTATATACATGCTGACTGATAAATATCAAGTATGcaactaatgaaaacccaaaattcaggaACAGAAAATTACTTACATGAGaccagtaataaaaaaaacatatttttttctttacaaattgtACTTTGGTCAACTTAAACATAGATGGAAAAAGCATAAGTCACTAAATTCTTGCTAAAGGAGCTGGGAGTTCACAGATCCAAATATGGTATTGGAAAGTtcaggaaggaaaaaacaaacaaaaaaaagtggtaTAAAACGTTGCACTGCCAACAGAGTTAGCCTTAGCAGGAGTGTGAGGCGAAGAACATTTAAGAGTTTGGAACAAGGCAATGAACTCCAGCTGGAGTCTGTGCTGCAAGAGCCGTCACACAATACTTAGAGCCACTCCTGAACTACAGACAGCATCAGACGCATCTTCAATGGACTAAGGAGGGGAAAAAGGACTGAATTGTTGATCAACGCcagtctttagaaaaaaaaaatgtgcatgtaATTTGGGAATCAAAATCTCAGAGACTAGAGGAACAGTGAAAAGGCTCAAAATCCAAGCTGCTTGAGATCCAGTAAGAAGTTTCCACAATCAGGGTTGATTTGGGAAGTTATGTCATCGGCAGGTGATAGTGCCTCAGTGTTTTATCAAGTCGATAATTAACACGCATGCCACACATGCAccactgatgcagtaattcgTTTGAAAAGGAGTCCCAACCCAGCATTGAATGCAAATTCTGTACAGTACTTGGACATAACTTTCAGTCGGATATTTCTACTAAAGCAATGCAACaatgaaagaaactgaaatgcAGGTTTTCATTTGTTCTGTCCTAGTAATCaaaatggacagaaataaaCGCTTTAAATATATCACTGTTatggaaataaactttttgatcAAGTGTTCACCGTATTATCAACAGCAGGACATCCTGAAGGAGTGATCATAGCTGACGTTATAATTCAGGACATATGCAGTGAAGGAGAGTGAGATGTCCAGAAGCTGACTCGACAAATATACAACAGGTGTTTCCCACTGAGGGTGCCTCACCTGTCCATGATGAGTCCATGGGGGATGATCACCTTGTCCAGATCGCTCTCATAATGTCTGGGCACACAGAATAGGTCTAGATCATGTCCTTTCTCATCATCTGCGATCTGAGACAGCAAGAAGCAAACATTTGTCTGGTAAGTCCATTAGGGGAATGCAAAAGCCCACCCAACCACCTGTTTATCCCCCTGAAGAGAAAATGGATTAAGGCGTGCGTGACAGCTGCAGAGCAAAATTAAGACGAGAAGGATCTGAGCAGGAGTCTTCTCTGGTAACGGCCTACAGCCGGTAGCCGATGCAGCTCATAAACCACACCCTGACAAGTGAACAAGTTATCTCAGCTCCGCCGGCTGGGGGCCGACAGCCTCACCTGCAGATACGAAGCCATGTTCCTCCGTTCCGTTCAGCCGCAGAGATTTATCCCGGAGTCATGCCCAGCTCttaaaaagaggagaaaaggaggAGCCTGGCTGAGCTGCACCCCTCCTAAACCGATGCTTCCGGCCGGCCGCGACGCTCCTCCGCTTCCCGGTCGGGGTTTAAGCCCTCTACGTCAGAATCCAGTTTACCTGCCCAATAATCTGATTTCTGCGACACGACCGCGGATTAAATGCGCTATAGTGGCGCTGCCGGCGTTTTAGGAAACTGCCGCTGATGAAAGGCGAGTTTTGAGCCGAAGAGGCGAGATGACgcagtaaaaaaaagacataaaacacaaaattgaagACGTTTCTGTTCCGAAGTAAGCGCGCCGCGTTCACTGCGCACTGATCTGGCTTTATAGTAGATCTCGGATTATTGTAGTATCTTATTACagcagaaagggaaaaaaagatatatgTCTATGAAATAATTTGCgaatagggttttttttgttgttgtaaatttCTACTATTTAAAAAGCGCTCAAATATAAAACgcctaaaaaaaaagaccatttgagtttttaaaccaatatttaattgtatataacattttcatcaatatgcttgatgaaaattattgatgaaatgtaaaaaaaaaaaaataataatttagtttaaaaagtgcAGAGCCTTTTGACTAGAGCCATGTGGGCTCTCGCCCAGAGCAATATCAGTCGGGGGCACACGTGCCagattgaaatatatttaatctgTCAACAAGTCTCAATAGCCCACCAGTGTTGATTATAAAGAAAGTATTGTGTGATTTGTGCTTTAGATTTAATTCCACCTCAGGAATTTAGAtgatttcttacattttaattaGCTGGGGTAGTGGCAGGAGGGGATTCTCCCACTGCTAGTGGATAAACCGTTTATCTGTGTTAAGCGCTGTCACTTGGTTCTCTTATAATTAGAAATTCAATAATGTTGAGATGGAATGCATCTGTGATCTTTTTTGACTTAGTATCTGTTGCATTATGTGGTATATTTGCCCAAAGCAAACATCCTATATTATCACACAAATTACATAATAATTAGGTTGTTTTCCATCCTGTgctgcaaattttaaaaaatctgaaaatcttaAGCTTTTAAAATAGCTTAAGTTTTCCCTCTTTTCCCTGCAGTAGTTATTATAAGTAATGTCAGCATTTCTGCTGTTGATTAGGTAAAAAAGTGTGATTAATAAACATTTGCCACCAATCACATTACCTGAAATCAACTGATATATGAATCTAACctgtaaaataaacagcatcTTATTGCTTATTGTGGTTTGTGATCCAGATTGTTCACTGGGTTAGTAAACAATTTACCTCAGAATCTGGACAGATTATAGGATCCATTATAATACTAATagacatatttaaaaagttatttaaactgTACTCTTGTAGAATCAGAGCCAGTTATCAATGCAGCTTCTAGGCAATCTTAATCTACAAACAAACCACATGTTGGTTTATTTAATCACGTGTAACgctaaatacaaataaatacgACAACATGCATCATTGACCTTTTCCTTTTCACTTCAGTCCAACTGGCCATCTAAACATAATGCAATTGAACAACTCCTTCGCAAAAATGTACATGGTTTGAAATTATATGTCAACAAATatatccaaaaaaaaacaagcaagttttttattgacttttttttatgacaaaaggcgaacaaatctacaaaaacaaacttttactttGCTCCGGATTTAATGAGTGATACAGAAACAATATCCTTTTTGCTCCATTTTACAAAACACCAAGAGGATGGCAACTAtgaaaacacataaacatgTTCTCACAGCTCAGAACACTGGAGAGCAAATGTCATCATCTCGTTACGATAATAGCAGTCTTTGAGTGGCAAGTTGTTACCAGGAGGCCAAATCTCAAATGACACAATTCCCCATTTAGAGTCCTACTTTTAGTCTCAGACCCACATACAGAGGGGCAGAAAGTAGAACGCCATCCTGCTGAAGATGGTGTGATTTGAGAGACCACAGAGGAAGAGcactcatttcttcttcttctcatctTTTTTGGCACTATCagccttttctttctccttgtctttgtctttttcatcttttttctctttgtcatccttcttctctttcttcccttcctccttttcctgcccttccttcttttctgcGTCTCTGTTGGAAATCTTGTTGTTGATTAGGTTGTGCAGGGCCACCACAGAGCGAATGAGCGAGGCCAGGTAGACCACCAGCATCTGGTCGTTGGTCTTCAGGTAAAAGGCTTTAGTGAACTCCTGCAGCAAAATGTAttcaataacaaaaacatttttaaaaaaatcagctcaTCAATACTAATATATCctgaatttcaaaatatttatttcacataacgcatacattttaaatagatttttttccctagTTGGGTCTTATTATCTGTATGGACAATAAATTATACAAAACCACAATGCAGACGttgactttgatttttttgattCAGTTATAACAggtcaaataagaaaaaaacaaagacattgtTTGATTTTGACACAAAACCCAACAATGTCTTTGTTTgtcaatttttacttttttatataaatttctGAGTTCTCTCACTCAATAGCTGAAAACTGTGgccacagaaaacacatttgtttacattctgtatttttctttaacataaatcattttttccagttttaatgaatttaaattactttggtTGGACACTAAGGCCTAgaattaaagaattaaataagtaaaaacacaaaatataggGGAAAGGGGTTTTTAACTGAAACCTAGAGTGCTGTAAGGTTTTGAAAATTCAGATTCTATCTTTTAACTAGCAGTGGGTATTTTTGCAATATTGCAAGACATAAGTATTAACAACCTCAACCAAATTGAAAGTATGTTGAAGCCACTATCCAGAACCTGTGAAAGCCAATCTTAAACTCCACATAGAGGAGCAAAATGCTTTCTAAAACAGGGTTTCATGTTGAGTTGAGACCAACAGCGAGCCGTTTAGCCACATGTTCAAGGAGCGGACACAACGTACAATACAGTTACAGTAAGTAATTGTCAGTCAGCTGCAACATCTTACCAGTAGGTTTACATCTGGCAGCAGGTTGAAGACATCCTGCAGCTGGTAGATGATCTGATGGTTAATGGGAAGTTTTCCTGCAGCCACTCTCTCTAGGTAGGAGCGGATGTCCAACAGC from Xiphophorus maculatus strain JP 163 A chromosome 2, X_maculatus-5.0-male, whole genome shotgun sequence carries:
- the LOC102226172 gene encoding hypoxanthine-guanine phosphoribosyltransferase-like isoform X1, which codes for MASYLQIADDEKGHDLDLFCVPRHYESDLDKVIIPHGLIMDRTERLARDIIQDMGGHHIVALCVLKGGYKFFADLLDYIKVLNHNSDKSVPLTVDFIRVKSYCNDKSTNSVRVIGGDELSNLAGKNVLIVEDIVETGRTMQTLLSRLSECNPKMVKVVSLLVKRTPRSSGYRPDYIGFEVPDAFLVGYALDYNEYFRDLSHICILNDQAKEKYKV
- the LOC102226172 gene encoding hypoxanthine-guanine phosphoribosyltransferase-like isoform X2, with the protein product MDRTERLARDIIQDMGGHHIVALCVLKGGYKFFADLLDYIKVLNHNSDKSVPLTVDFIRVKSYCNDKSTNSVRVIGGDELSNLAGKNVLIVEDIVETGRTMQTLLSRLSECNPKMVKVVSLLVKRTPRSSGYRPDYIGFEVPDAFLVGYALDYNEYFRDLSHICILNDQAKEKYKV